In the Haloferula helveola genome, one interval contains:
- a CDS encoding septum formation initiator family protein — protein MATSRKTPRSRITRLRAQTRAIRWVNGFVLCLFGLSVGALAVASALPQRRQLEDKEQELARIHEKERQVLALKEDAQATYRALRDDPEYLELHARDRLNLYFPGEMIYRIERDR, from the coding sequence GTGGCTACCTCCCGAAAGACTCCCCGATCCAGGATTACCCGTCTGCGTGCGCAGACGCGGGCGATCCGGTGGGTAAACGGCTTTGTCCTGTGCCTGTTCGGCTTGTCGGTCGGGGCCTTGGCGGTGGCCTCGGCATTGCCGCAGAGGCGCCAGCTTGAGGACAAGGAACAGGAGTTGGCGCGCATTCATGAGAAGGAGCGCCAGGTGCTGGCCCTCAAGGAGGATGCGCAGGCGACCTACCGGGCTTTGCGGGATGATCCCGAGTATCTCGAACTCCACGCGCGGGACCGGCTGAATCTCTATTTTCCCGGCGAGATGATCTACCGCATCGAGCGCGACCGTTGA
- the hpt gene encoding hypoxanthine phosphoribosyltransferase, giving the protein MEDDVERVLIAEDVIERRLDAMAVEIRRDFPGEVLVVIVLLKGALVFSADLLRRLPRMLEIECLNVASYHGGTESSGKVDFLDRKLPDVNGRRVLVLDDILDTGRTLRAVVDRLTEMGAESVKTGVLLAKDKVRSAEVEADYVGFAIGDEFVIGYGLDYQGRYRNLPYVGTLKPEAR; this is encoded by the coding sequence ATGGAAGACGACGTCGAGCGGGTGCTGATTGCCGAAGACGTGATCGAGAGGCGTCTTGATGCGATGGCGGTCGAGATCCGTCGGGATTTCCCCGGGGAAGTTCTCGTCGTGATCGTGCTTCTGAAAGGTGCGCTGGTTTTTTCGGCCGACCTGCTTCGCCGTCTGCCGCGAATGCTGGAAATCGAGTGCCTGAATGTGGCGAGCTACCATGGCGGAACCGAAAGCAGCGGCAAGGTCGACTTCCTTGATCGCAAGTTGCCGGACGTGAACGGGCGACGCGTGCTGGTGCTCGACGATATCCTCGATACGGGCCGCACGCTGCGCGCTGTCGTCGACCGCCTGACCGAGATGGGCGCGGAGTCGGTCAAGACCGGCGTGCTGCTGGCCAAGGACAAGGTGCGGTCGGCGGAGGTCGAGGCGGACTACGTCGGCTTTGCGATCGGTGATGAATTCGTCATCGGCTACGGACTCGATTACCAAGGGCGCTACCGGAACCTGCCCTACGTCGGGACGCTCAAGCCGGAGGCGAGGTAG